In Deltaproteobacteria bacterium CG11_big_fil_rev_8_21_14_0_20_49_13, the following are encoded in one genomic region:
- a CDS encoding ABC transporter ATP-binding protein produces the protein MTPIISFKKLYKAFGKNQVLEDLSLDIIEGETTTIIGGSGSGKSVLLKLLLGVIPPDSGHVYFRGKDITKMDEWGLIEVRKEIGMLFQGAALFDSLTVAENVAYPVREHFKYPEDKINKIITDKLELVGLADILNMMPADLSGGMKKRVGLARAIATEPAVILYDEPTTGLDPANTMRINRLIREIQRKLHVTSIVVTHDMQSAFLVSDRIAMLYNRRIEFVGTTEEAKKSSNSVVQHFIQGYIGEDNDK, from the coding sequence ATGACGCCAATTATTTCGTTCAAGAAGCTATATAAGGCCTTTGGGAAGAATCAGGTGCTGGAAGACCTTTCGCTCGATATAATCGAGGGGGAGACGACCACCATAATAGGCGGCAGCGGTTCTGGTAAAAGCGTGCTTTTAAAGCTTCTTTTGGGTGTCATTCCACCAGACAGCGGCCATGTTTATTTCAGGGGAAAAGATATCACCAAAATGGATGAGTGGGGGCTTATTGAGGTCAGAAAAGAGATAGGAATGCTCTTTCAGGGGGCGGCGCTCTTTGATTCTCTCACGGTCGCTGAGAACGTTGCCTACCCCGTCAGGGAGCACTTTAAATATCCGGAAGATAAGATCAACAAGATCATAACCGACAAGCTGGAGCTTGTGGGGCTTGCAGATATCCTTAATATGATGCCGGCCGACCTTTCCGGCGGCATGAAAAAACGTGTGGGGCTTGCGCGCGCCATTGCAACCGAACCGGCGGTCATCTTATACGATGAGCCGACGACAGGGCTCGATCCTGCCAACACGATGCGCATCAACAGGCTCATAAGAGAAATTCAAAGAAAGCTTCATGTAACATCGATAGTCGTTACTCACGACATGCAAAGTGCTTTTTTAGTTTCGGATAGAATTGCGATGTTGTATAATAGGCGCATAGAGTTCGTCGGCACTACAGAAGAGGCGAAAAAGTCTTCGAATAGTGTTGTGCAGCATTTTATTCAGGGTTATATCGGGGAAGATAATGATAAATAA
- a CDS encoding YggS family pyridoxal phosphate-dependent enzyme, producing MGIKENITIVREKVNRACLNSGRDPSSVRLIAVSKTKPVADILEAVDAGQLIFGENYAQELRDKARELEVAPRTAHDARRTAIEWHFIGHLQKNKLKYILPVASWTHTIDSVELLETILSKAKDLILRNEGDPSPPEPAQDDRRVINSLIEVNIAGEDSKSGISPENVFELVNAFSKACKPANLLTCKLRGLMCMPPFSSDPETGRPYFKKLKDLLDEINSRNIYPEKLTELSMGTTQDFEVAIEEGATMVRIGSAIFGNRNT from the coding sequence ATGGGCATTAAAGAAAACATTACGATTGTAAGGGAAAAAGTTAACCGCGCCTGTTTAAATTCCGGGCGCGATCCATCTTCAGTTCGGCTCATTGCGGTCTCAAAGACAAAGCCTGTTGCCGATATTTTAGAGGCCGTTGATGCCGGACAACTTATCTTCGGCGAGAACTATGCCCAAGAACTGCGCGATAAGGCCAGGGAGTTAGAGGTTGCACCACGCACGGCGCACGACGCGCGGCGCACGGCTATCGAGTGGCACTTCATCGGCCATCTGCAAAAGAACAAGCTGAAATATATCCTGCCGGTGGCAAGCTGGACGCACACGATAGATTCGGTGGAGTTGCTTGAGACCATCCTGAGCAAAGCGAAGGATCTCATACTCAGAAACGAGGGAGATCCTTCGCCACCTGAGCCGGCTCAGGATGACAGGCGCGTTATCAACTCTCTTATCGAAGTGAACATTGCCGGCGAAGATTCCAAATCAGGCATATCCCCCGAAAACGTCTTTGAACTTGTTAACGCCTTTTCTAAAGCCTGCAAGCCTGCCAACCTGCTAACCTGCAAACTCCGCGGTTTAATGTGTATGCCCCCCTTCTCCTCCGACCCCGAGACGGGCCGCCCTTATTTTAAGAAATTGAAAGACTTGCTTGATGAAATAAATTCACGTAATATATACCCCGAAAAGCTGACCGAGCTCTCCATGGGTACGACACAGGATTTTGAAGTAGCGATAGAAGAGGGAGCAACTATGGTAAGAATAGGATCCGCGATATTCGGAAACCGAAACACGTGA
- a CDS encoding YggU family protein yields the protein MFIKVHIQPGAKKNEIVGRHGDAVKIRLKAPPVNGKANEALIAFLAKKLDIPGPAITIKAGRASRQKLLEVNVPETALRVLLDL from the coding sequence ATGTTTATTAAGGTCCACATACAACCCGGGGCAAAAAAGAACGAAATAGTCGGCCGTCACGGCGACGCGGTCAAGATAAGACTAAAGGCTCCGCCGGTCAACGGCAAGGCGAACGAAGCGCTTATCGCATTTCTGGCCAAAAAGCTTGACATCCCAGGGCCCGCCATCACCATAAAGGCCGGCCGCGCCTCCCGCCAGAAGCTGCTGGAGGTGAATGTACCGGAAACGGCACTTAGGGTTTTGCTTGACTTGTAG
- the smc gene encoding chromosome segregation protein SMC codes for MRLKSLELIGFKSFVDRTVITFDAGITSVVGPNGSGKSNVVDSIRWVMGEQSAKHLRGHDMSDVIFNGSEARPATGMASVFLTFDNADGRAPAEYASYSEITIGRRLYRSGESEYYINKVPCRHKDIIEFFLGTGVGTKAYSIVEQGQVERIVSAKPEERRSLLEEAAGISKFKMHRDSALRKIEATKLNLARLADIISELESQKNSLSRQAKKAERYKIFADELKKLELSLASYQYKTWSEELSVLRTKLSSLSEDEASRGASVSNEETSIDSMRLELTETERRLNSLQERIYELQNRMRLNEAEVKFKTESLSQLRTRCEDDSQEITELKGKLETFTSELSGVNGSKVNADIKLASFEETVASIQERAAALTSEVDATNSSIESFRQEVVLSIRAISESKARLEQIDKQDADIAGAIARNQTEIDTIDKKVSELEGGMVLAEGALTDMKGTKEGISQEMSALENNNQKIKNEVLHNEASLNDIKQMFSSKSSRLVSLEELSKNFEGYEDGVRAVLKRKNEAVEGEFSGVFGTISEVIETEPAYEAAVSAALGGKLQYVVVKSYQEGVAAIDYLKTASAGRSTFVPLEVRESVDASPMPTGEGVMGPLLDHVKFTDDYQKIGKYLFNDIVLVSDLDKALGVWQGNGHSKTLVTLDGEMVDPYGVVSGGSGSDSSRQFLAQKREIGELKGETARLGEEIDSKNELVSDLRRQVQVNEARLSQLKSAIHQYDVDFVHKERDVQGIMQQISNWRKDRDRLTVETAALAEKKELAAHERTTLTSKVAEAEEKQRILESDITRLTAEVEEKRNSLGLVSDELTAKKVQLAASQEQSLSLERETKRLSESIHDVNNSIASKKADIVEANIEIEQNTETLEAAKEEIGILVKDIEVSGKEQTELKLAYDRSLEDLRNKEVGLRELRKTFEETKNSIYELKLQETKSTERVFYLEREMQEKYHTDLATKFCGYDIESCREFFGKEEISTVSELSEKISVRATELKDKIEKIGAVNTDAIGEYEGIAQRYEFLTKQSEDLNSSIESLQKAIIRINRTSKERFVETFNAVNERFKALFPRLFHGGGRAELILIDNENVLESGIDIIAQPPGKKLQNVSLLSGGEKALVATTFIFSIFLIKPSPFCLLDEVDAPLDDANIDRFNQLVREMSRLSQFIMITHNRRSMELADTLYGVTMEEPGISKIVSVKLEQQAA; via the coding sequence ATGCGCTTAAAATCATTAGAGCTTATAGGCTTTAAATCCTTTGTTGATAGAACAGTAATAACCTTCGATGCGGGCATCACGTCCGTAGTCGGACCCAACGGTAGCGGGAAATCTAACGTAGTGGATTCTATCCGCTGGGTCATGGGAGAACAATCTGCAAAACACCTTCGCGGCCACGACATGAGCGACGTCATCTTCAACGGAAGCGAAGCCCGCCCTGCAACAGGCATGGCAAGCGTGTTTCTCACGTTCGATAACGCTGACGGGCGCGCGCCGGCGGAATATGCAAGTTACTCCGAGATAACCATCGGCAGAAGGCTCTACCGTTCCGGCGAAAGCGAATATTACATCAATAAGGTTCCCTGCAGACATAAGGATATCATAGAGTTCTTTCTGGGAACAGGCGTCGGCACCAAGGCCTACTCGATCGTCGAACAGGGGCAGGTGGAGCGAATCGTTTCGGCAAAGCCCGAGGAAAGGCGCTCTCTGCTTGAAGAAGCGGCCGGCATATCCAAGTTCAAGATGCACCGCGATTCGGCGCTAAGAAAGATCGAGGCGACGAAACTGAACCTTGCGCGTCTTGCCGACATCATCTCCGAGCTCGAATCTCAAAAGAACTCGCTGTCACGTCAGGCAAAGAAGGCGGAGCGTTACAAGATATTTGCGGATGAGCTCAAGAAACTTGAGCTCTCTCTCGCATCTTATCAATACAAGACATGGTCCGAAGAACTTTCGGTCCTGCGAACGAAGCTCTCTTCCCTTTCGGAAGACGAGGCCTCCAGGGGAGCATCTGTTTCAAACGAAGAGACCTCCATCGATTCAATGAGGCTGGAGCTTACCGAGACCGAAAGAAGACTGAACTCGCTTCAGGAACGCATCTACGAACTTCAGAACAGGATGCGTCTCAATGAGGCCGAGGTAAAGTTCAAGACAGAATCACTTTCACAGTTAAGAACAAGATGCGAGGACGACAGTCAGGAGATAACCGAACTGAAGGGAAAGCTTGAAACGTTCACAAGCGAACTGAGCGGTGTGAACGGGTCCAAGGTCAACGCGGACATCAAACTTGCGTCGTTCGAAGAGACCGTGGCATCCATCCAGGAAAGGGCCGCCGCTCTCACATCTGAGGTCGACGCCACAAATTCTTCGATAGAATCCTTCAGACAGGAGGTCGTTCTCAGCATCAGGGCGATATCAGAATCAAAGGCCCGTCTTGAGCAGATAGACAAGCAGGATGCCGATATTGCGGGCGCCATTGCCAGGAACCAGACCGAGATAGACACGATAGATAAGAAGGTGTCCGAGCTTGAAGGCGGAATGGTTCTTGCCGAGGGTGCGCTTACCGACATGAAGGGGACAAAAGAGGGGATATCGCAGGAGATGTCCGCCCTTGAGAATAACAACCAGAAGATAAAGAACGAAGTTCTTCATAATGAAGCGAGCTTGAACGATATCAAACAGATGTTCTCATCGAAGAGTTCGCGTCTTGTTTCGCTTGAGGAATTAAGCAAGAACTTCGAAGGCTATGAAGACGGCGTCAGGGCGGTGCTTAAGAGAAAGAACGAGGCGGTCGAAGGTGAGTTCTCCGGCGTGTTCGGCACGATAAGCGAGGTGATAGAGACGGAGCCTGCCTACGAAGCCGCGGTCAGCGCCGCGCTTGGCGGAAAACTTCAATACGTCGTCGTTAAGTCATATCAGGAAGGCGTTGCGGCGATAGATTATCTAAAGACCGCATCTGCCGGAAGGTCCACGTTCGTTCCTCTTGAGGTCAGAGAGAGCGTCGATGCATCACCCATGCCGACGGGCGAGGGAGTAATGGGGCCTCTTCTTGATCACGTTAAATTTACGGACGATTATCAAAAGATAGGGAAGTATCTTTTTAACGACATAGTCCTGGTCTCGGACCTCGATAAGGCCCTTGGCGTCTGGCAGGGGAACGGCCACAGCAAGACCCTTGTGACGCTCGACGGCGAAATGGTCGATCCTTACGGCGTTGTCTCCGGCGGTAGCGGGAGCGATTCTTCGCGCCAGTTCCTCGCCCAAAAGCGCGAGATAGGCGAGCTTAAAGGAGAGACGGCGCGCCTTGGAGAAGAGATAGATTCAAAGAACGAGCTTGTGTCGGACCTGCGCAGACAGGTCCAGGTGAACGAGGCCCGCCTTTCTCAGCTCAAGTCGGCCATTCATCAGTATGATGTCGATTTCGTCCACAAAGAGCGCGACGTTCAGGGGATCATGCAACAGATCTCCAACTGGCGCAAGGACAGGGACAGGCTGACGGTTGAAACTGCCGCCCTTGCAGAAAAGAAAGAACTTGCCGCGCATGAGAGAACGACCCTTACTTCAAAGGTCGCCGAGGCGGAAGAGAAACAGCGCATCCTCGAGTCCGATATTACAAGATTGACGGCAGAGGTCGAAGAGAAGAGAAATTCGTTAGGTCTTGTCTCTGACGAACTTACCGCCAAGAAAGTTCAGCTGGCCGCAAGTCAGGAACAGAGCCTCTCCCTTGAGAGAGAGACAAAAAGACTTTCGGAGTCCATTCATGATGTTAACAACAGTATAGCCTCAAAAAAGGCCGACATTGTAGAAGCTAATATTGAGATAGAACAGAACACCGAGACCCTTGAGGCGGCAAAAGAAGAGATAGGCATATTAGTTAAGGATATAGAGGTCTCGGGGAAGGAACAGACCGAACTAAAGCTTGCATACGACAGGTCGCTTGAAGACCTAAGGAACAAAGAGGTCGGCCTAAGGGAGCTTCGTAAGACCTTTGAGGAAACGAAGAACTCCATCTACGAACTGAAGTTGCAGGAGACAAAGTCGACCGAACGGGTTTTCTATCTCGAACGCGAGATGCAGGAAAAATATCATACGGATCTTGCCACAAAGTTCTGCGGTTACGATATCGAGTCGTGCAGGGAGTTCTTTGGCAAGGAAGAGATATCGACCGTTTCCGAGCTTTCAGAAAAGATATCGGTGCGTGCAACGGAGCTGAAGGACAAGATAGAAAAGATAGGCGCGGTAAATACCGACGCCATAGGCGAATACGAAGGTATCGCCCAGCGCTACGAGTTCCTCACGAAACAGTCGGAAGACCTGAACTCTTCTATAGAATCTTTGCAAAAAGCCATCATCAGGATAAATAGGACATCTAAGGAAAGGTTCGTTGAGACCTTCAATGCGGTCAATGAACGCTTTAAAGCGCTCTTTCCCAGACTTTTCCACGGCGGCGGAAGGGCAGAACTCATCCTTATAGACAATGAAAATGTGCTTGAGAGCGGAATTGACATAATAGCCCAGCCTCCCGGAAAGAAGCTTCAGAACGTCAGCCTCTTGTCCGGCGGTGAAAAGGCGCTCGTTGCCACCACCTTCATATTCTCAATATTCCTCATCAAACCGTCGCCTTTCTGTCTGCTCGACGAGGTCGATGCGCCGCTCGATGATGCCAATATCGACCGCTTCAACCAGCTCGTGCGCGAGATGAGCCGGCTTTCACAGTTCATCATGATCACGCACAACAGGCGCTCGATGGAACTTGCCGACACTCTCTACGGCGTTACCATGGAAGAACCGGGCATTTCAAAGATTGTCTCTGTTAAATTGGAACAGCAGGCGGCCTAA
- a CDS encoding pyruvate, phosphate dikinase, producing the protein MTKKYVYLFGPGKADGNTKMKDLLGGKGANLAEMANLGIPVPPGFTISTEVCTEYYNNDHQFPKGLDKEIKEGVEFTEKKMNAKFGDTQNPLLLSVRSGARASMPGMMDTILNLGLNPETLRGLAERTGNERFAYDAYRRFIQMYSDVVLEIDREHFEHIMDAVKKAKGVKLDTDLTAEDLKDLCQKFRTLAQERLGRAFPDDPWEQLNGAIGAVFRSWMNKRAIEYRRLNNIPAHWGTAVNVQAMVFGNMGDDCATGVAFTRDPSTGDHKFFGEYLVNAQGEDVVAGIRTPQPINLVGKKNDTERSLEEVMPKLYAELEKIYQKLEEHYRDMQDIEFTIQQGELWMLQTRNGKRTARAAVKIAVDMMNEGLISKEEAILRVEPAQLDQLLHPMIDPNAKKEVVAKGLPASPGAAVGRAVFTADEAQKWTENGEKVILVRLETSPDDIHGMNVAQGILTARGGMTSHAAVVARGMGKCCVAGCGDITVDVNKKEFHTKSMSFKEGDWITLNGTTGEVLNGKVGTVEPELTGEFGILMDWVDKIRRLRVRTNADTPHDSEVALKFGAEGIGLCRTEHMFFDPERIDAMREMIVAGDVDLRKKALKKLLPYQKGDFKGIFRAMKGLPVTVRLLDPPLHEFLPHKESEIIDLAKKIGLTPEKLREKVSALHEFNPMLGHRGCRLGVTYPEIYAMQAQAIMEAVCELKKEENINSKPEIEIPLVSHVNELKFLRGVCEKVAEEVIARTGTKVPYKIGTMIELVRAAITADEIAPFADFFSFGTNDLTQTTFGLSRDDAGRFLKEYVEKHILPDDPFVTIDQGGVGKIMKIAIELGRKAKPCLEIGICGEHGGEAQSVVFCHQIGLDFVSCSPYRVPIARLAAAQAVLKEKGVTASETK; encoded by the coding sequence ATGACCAAGAAATATGTATATCTTTTCGGACCCGGAAAGGCCGACGGTAACACGAAGATGAAGGACCTCCTTGGAGGAAAGGGCGCGAATCTGGCCGAAATGGCGAACTTAGGGATACCTGTTCCTCCGGGATTCACCATCTCCACCGAAGTTTGCACGGAATATTACAACAACGACCATCAGTTCCCGAAGGGCCTCGATAAAGAGATAAAGGAAGGCGTTGAGTTCACCGAAAAGAAGATGAACGCAAAGTTCGGCGATACTCAGAACCCTCTTTTATTGTCCGTCAGAAGCGGCGCACGCGCCAGCATGCCGGGCATGATGGACACGATATTAAATCTCGGTCTTAACCCCGAAACTCTTCGCGGTCTTGCCGAGCGCACGGGAAACGAACGCTTTGCCTACGATGCCTACAGACGTTTCATCCAGATGTATTCGGACGTTGTTCTTGAGATAGACCGCGAACATTTTGAACATATAATGGATGCGGTGAAAAAGGCGAAGGGCGTTAAGCTCGACACCGACCTGACCGCAGAGGACTTAAAAGACCTCTGCCAGAAGTTTAGGACCTTAGCTCAGGAGAGACTCGGCCGCGCGTTCCCTGATGACCCTTGGGAACAACTTAACGGAGCCATAGGGGCGGTCTTTCGTTCATGGATGAACAAACGAGCCATCGAATACAGGCGTCTTAACAATATACCGGCCCACTGGGGTACGGCAGTCAACGTTCAGGCGATGGTCTTCGGCAATATGGGCGATGACTGCGCCACCGGTGTTGCATTTACCCGCGACCCTTCGACGGGAGACCACAAGTTCTTCGGTGAATATCTTGTGAACGCGCAAGGAGAAGATGTGGTTGCCGGTATCAGAACGCCTCAGCCTATCAATCTGGTCGGCAAAAAGAACGACACAGAGAGGTCGTTGGAAGAGGTGATGCCAAAGCTCTACGCTGAACTCGAAAAGATATATCAGAAGCTGGAGGAACACTACCGCGACATGCAGGATATCGAATTCACCATCCAGCAGGGGGAATTGTGGATGCTCCAGACCCGTAACGGTAAGCGCACGGCAAGGGCCGCCGTTAAGATAGCGGTCGATATGATGAACGAAGGCCTTATCTCCAAAGAAGAGGCTATTCTCAGAGTAGAGCCCGCTCAGCTGGACCAGCTCCTTCATCCGATGATAGACCCGAACGCCAAAAAGGAAGTTGTCGCGAAGGGTCTTCCCGCTTCGCCAGGCGCGGCAGTTGGGCGCGCAGTATTCACCGCCGATGAGGCACAAAAGTGGACCGAGAACGGTGAAAAGGTGATATTGGTCCGTCTGGAAACGTCGCCTGACGATATTCACGGCATGAACGTGGCACAGGGCATACTCACGGCGCGCGGCGGAATGACGAGCCACGCGGCAGTTGTTGCCAGAGGAATGGGCAAGTGCTGTGTTGCCGGCTGCGGCGATATTACGGTAGACGTTAACAAGAAAGAATTTCACACGAAGTCCATGTCATTCAAAGAGGGGGACTGGATAACGCTCAACGGAACGACCGGCGAGGTGCTTAACGGCAAGGTTGGGACTGTTGAACCGGAACTTACCGGCGAGTTCGGCATTCTCATGGACTGGGTAGACAAGATCCGCAGGCTCCGCGTTCGCACGAACGCCGATACTCCGCACGATTCCGAGGTTGCCTTGAAGTTCGGCGCCGAAGGGATCGGCCTCTGCAGAACCGAACACATGTTCTTTGATCCGGAACGCATTGATGCCATGCGCGAGATGATAGTTGCGGGCGATGTCGATCTGCGAAAGAAGGCGCTAAAGAAGCTCCTTCCATATCAAAAGGGAGATTTTAAAGGGATATTCCGCGCCATGAAGGGTCTGCCGGTCACGGTAAGACTCCTCGATCCTCCGCTACACGAGTTCCTGCCTCACAAAGAATCCGAAATAATCGACCTTGCGAAGAAAATAGGGCTCACACCTGAAAAGCTTCGCGAGAAGGTGTCGGCGCTCCACGAGTTCAACCCGATGCTTGGGCACCGAGGCTGTCGTCTTGGCGTTACTTACCCCGAGATCTATGCCATGCAGGCGCAGGCCATCATGGAGGCGGTCTGCGAGCTCAAGAAGGAAGAGAACATCAATTCAAAACCCGAGATCGAAATTCCTCTGGTCTCTCACGTGAACGAGCTCAAGTTCCTGCGAGGCGTCTGCGAAAAGGTCGCGGAGGAGGTAATAGCCCGCACAGGCACCAAGGTCCCATATAAGATCGGTACGATGATAGAACTTGTTCGCGCCGCAATAACCGCGGACGAGATCGCTCCGTTCGCCGACTTCTTCTCTTTCGGCACGAACGATCTTACACAGACCACGTTTGGGCTTTCGCGCGACGACGCCGGAAGGTTCTTGAAAGAGTACGTAGAAAAGCATATACTCCCCGACGACCCGTTCGTTACTATCGATCAGGGCGGCGTTGGCAAGATAATGAAGATAGCGATAGAGCTCGGGCGCAAGGCGAAGCCCTGCCTTGAGATAGGCATATGCGGTGAACATGGCGGCGAGGCGCAGAGCGTAGTGTTCTGTCACCAGATAGGGCTCGATTTTGTGAGTTGCTCGCCTTATCGCGTGCCCATCGCGCGTCTTGCGGCGGCCCAGGCGGTGCTGAAGGAAAAGGGAGTGACGGCATCGGAGACTAAATAA
- a CDS encoding glycine--tRNA ligase, whose amino-acid sequence MVDMDKIVSLCKRRGFIFQNSEIYGGINGFWDYGPIGAELKRRIRDSWWKNMVQERENVVGIDTSIIAHPQTWIASGHVSSFSDPMVDCKKCKKRYRADDVPESKKYKKGTCPECGGELTGAKQFNLMFQTHVGASEDSKSLAYLRPETCQSIFTQFKNVCSVSRVKMPFGIAQIGKAFRNEITPRNFIFRSREFEQMEMEFFCHESESEKWFEYWVKERFNWFLGLGIKKESLSLRPHSHDELAHYAKSCTDVEFEMPFGVSEMEGIANRGNYDLSQHIKESGKDLSWFDEQAKERYVPSVIETSVGVDRTLLAILVDAYREEEVKGETRVVMGFHPSMAPYQVAVFPLSDKISEPARKIEKETRKYFVSDFDSAGSIGKRYRRHDEIGTPFCVTYDFQSEEDHAVTVRDRDSMVQERVAMENVVEYLKNKFKL is encoded by the coding sequence ATGGTGGACATGGATAAGATTGTAAGTCTTTGTAAACGAAGGGGTTTTATATTTCAGAACTCCGAAATTTACGGCGGTATTAACGGGTTCTGGGATTACGGGCCGATAGGGGCCGAACTCAAGAGAAGGATACGCGATTCTTGGTGGAAGAACATGGTCCAAGAACGCGAAAATGTGGTCGGTATCGACACATCTATCATAGCGCATCCCCAGACATGGATAGCCTCCGGACACGTTTCAAGTTTCTCTGACCCGATGGTCGACTGCAAGAAGTGTAAAAAACGTTATCGCGCGGACGATGTCCCCGAGAGTAAAAAATACAAGAAGGGGACGTGTCCCGAATGTGGCGGCGAGCTTACCGGGGCCAAACAGTTCAACTTAATGTTCCAGACGCACGTCGGCGCCTCCGAAGATTCCAAATCGCTCGCATACCTAAGACCCGAGACCTGTCAGTCCATATTCACACAGTTCAAGAACGTCTGCTCCGTTAGCAGGGTAAAGATGCCTTTCGGTATCGCTCAGATAGGGAAGGCGTTCCGTAACGAAATAACTCCGCGCAATTTCATCTTTCGCTCGCGCGAGTTCGAACAGATGGAGATGGAGTTCTTCTGCCACGAAAGCGAGTCCGAAAAATGGTTCGAATACTGGGTGAAGGAACGTTTCAACTGGTTCTTAGGTCTTGGCATAAAGAAAGAGAGTCTAAGTCTGCGTCCCCATAGCCATGATGAACTGGCGCACTACGCAAAATCCTGCACGGACGTTGAGTTCGAGATGCCGTTCGGAGTTTCCGAAATGGAAGGCATCGCCAACCGCGGAAACTACGACCTCTCGCAACATATAAAAGAGAGCGGCAAGGACCTTTCATGGTTCGATGAACAGGCAAAGGAGAGATACGTCCCCTCCGTCATCGAGACATCCGTTGGAGTCGATAGAACTCTGCTCGCCATACTAGTAGATGCCTATCGCGAAGAAGAAGTAAAGGGCGAGACAAGGGTGGTGATGGGATTTCATCCCTCGATGGCTCCCTATCAGGTGGCTGTATTTCCGCTTTCGGACAAGATATCCGAACCCGCTCGCAAGATAGAAAAAGAGACAAGAAAGTATTTCGTCTCCGATTTTGACAGCGCCGGTTCGATAGGCAAGCGCTACAGAAGGCACGACGAGATAGGAACTCCCTTCTGCGTCACCTACGATTTCCAGTCCGAAGAGGACCACGCGGTGACCGTTCGCGACCGCGACAGCATGGTGCAGGAGAGGGTGGCTATGGAGAACGTTGTGGAGTATTTAAAAAATAAATTCAAACTATAA